One genomic segment of Lytechinus pictus isolate F3 Inbred chromosome 18, Lp3.0, whole genome shotgun sequence includes these proteins:
- the LOC135157536 gene encoding uncharacterized protein LOC135157536 has translation MAGIRTHDPLFQSPKTNPLGHNAPRKEVTYLGYVINANGVLPDPNNINKVASWPRPKNPTNVRSFLGLASFYRRFIKYFSKIASPLTKLTHKGTKFTWTEECEDSFDTLRRALANPPLLAYPDFSTDFILSTDASLTAIGAILPGSEWKRTSSRLLQSNA, from the coding sequence atggctgggattcgaacccacgaccctctgtttcaaagtccgaagactaatccactgggccacaacgctccacgtaaGGAAGTTACATACCTGGGTTACGTCATCAATGCTAATGGTGTACTTCCTGACcccaacaacatcaacaaagtAGCATCTTGGCCAAGACCAAAGAACCCTACCAATGTCAGATCCTTCCTTGGACTAGCCTCCTTCTATCGGCGATTCATCAAATATTTCTCAAAGATCGCCTCTCCACTGACCAAGCTCACCCACAAAGGAACAAAGTTCACCTGGACAGAAGAGTGTGAGGACTCCTTCGATACACTGAGAAGAGCTCTCGCCAATCCGCCTCTACTGGCATACCCAGATTTCTCAACTGACTTCATTCTATCCACAGACGCCTCTCTCACTGCCATAGGTGCCATACTCCCAGGTTCAGAATGGAAAAGAACGAGTAGTCGCCTACTTCAGTCAAATGCTTAA